The Ramlibacter algicola genome segment TGCTGACGCTGCCGGAAGACCCGCAGCGCTACCCGGTCGCCGGCAAGGTGGCCTGGGTCACGCCGCCGCGGGCTGCCGCGAACCGCACCCAGGGCGTCGGCGTGCGTTTCCCGGCGGACGAGAAGTCCAAGCTGCTGAAGCTGCGCATCGAGGAAATCCTCGGCGGCCACCTGGCGTCCGAGCGCCCCACCCAGACCATCTGACGCGGCCGCGGCCCGCGCCGCCGCTGGTGCATCATCGACGGGATGTTCGTCGATTCGCACTGCCACCTCAGCTTCCCTGAACTGTCCAGCCAGCTGGACGCCAT includes the following:
- a CDS encoding PilZ domain-containing protein, which produces MSTPSTPRPSVIQLAIKEKAALYAAYIPLFSDGGVFIPTSRDYKLGDDVYVLLTLPEDPQRYPVAGKVAWVTPPRAAANRTQGVGVRFPADEKSKLLKLRIEEILGGHLASERPTQTI